A portion of the Homo sapiens chromosome 16, GRCh38.p14 Primary Assembly genome contains these proteins:
- the C16orf95 gene encoding uncharacterized protein C16orf95 isoform 1 (isoform 1 is encoded by transcript variant 1) yields the protein MRASRSPPSPRRCHHHHEATGAASGAAAGGPGAGCVGLCRLALTPSAQDGRNSTFQTYKKEVCLPRHSMHPGPWAICCECQTRFGGRLPVSRVEAALPYWVPLSLRPRKQSQKTVQFPIPQTAKMCPCLCHRFGGRLPMPRDQAVMPYWVPQVLRSQQQIVRRQQSLKGIQAPLLDACCWHNCWRICGDECLLSKFQQLQAPYQDQLPAPAARLLPLGLLTLLQAIPRVIMAIRQCFGV from the exons ATGCGTGCGAGCCGGTCCCCACCGTCCCCGCGGCGTTGTCACCATCATCATGAGGCCACTGGAGCAGCCTCAGGCGCTGCTGCCGGGGGGCCGGGCGCGGGGTGCGTCGGGCTCTGCAGGTTGGCACTCACACCCAGCGCGCAGGATGGCAG GAATAGCACATTTCAAACCTACAAGAAAGAAGTGTGCCTCCCCCGTCATTCG ATGCACCCTGGCCCCTGGGCCATCTGCTGTGAATGCCAGACCAGATTCGGGGGCCGCCTGCCTGTGTCCAGGGTGGAAGCAGCACTGCCTTACTGGGTCCCTCTGTCCCTGAGACCCCGAAAGCAG AGTCAAAAGACGGTTCAATTTCCTATCCCCCAAACCGCCAAGATGTGCCCCTGCCTATGCCACCGCTTTGGGGGCCGCCTCCCGATGCCTAGGGACCAGGCAGTGATGCCCTACTGGGTGCCCCAGGTCCTGAGGTCTCAGCAGCAG ATAGTCAGGAGGCAGCAGAGTTTGAAAGGCATCCAAG CACCCCTGCTGGATGCATGCTGCTGGCACAACTGCTGGCGGATCTGCGGTGATGAGTGCCTGTTGTCCAAGTTCCAGCAGCTCCAGGCCCCCTACCAGGACCAGCTACCGGCTCCTGCAGCGCGTCTGCTGCCCCTCGGCCTCCTGACCCTCCTCCAGGCCATCCCGAGGGTCATCATGGCCATTCG CCAGTGTTTTGGGGTTTGA
- the C16orf95 gene encoding uncharacterized protein C16orf95 isoform 2 (isoform 2 is encoded by transcript variant 2) has product MRASRSPPSPRRCHHHHEATGAASGAAAGGPGAGCVGLCRLALTPSAQDGRNSTFQTYKKEVCLPRHSMHPGPWAICCECQTRFGGRLPVSRVEAALPYWVPLSLRPRKQHPCWMHAAGTTAGGSAVMSACCPSSSSSRPPTRTSYRLLQRVCCPSAS; this is encoded by the exons ATGCGTGCGAGCCGGTCCCCACCGTCCCCGCGGCGTTGTCACCATCATCATGAGGCCACTGGAGCAGCCTCAGGCGCTGCTGCCGGGGGGCCGGGCGCGGGGTGCGTCGGGCTCTGCAGGTTGGCACTCACACCCAGCGCGCAGGATGGCAG GAATAGCACATTTCAAACCTACAAGAAAGAAGTGTGCCTCCCCCGTCATTCG ATGCACCCTGGCCCCTGGGCCATCTGCTGTGAATGCCAGACCAGATTCGGGGGCCGCCTGCCTGTGTCCAGGGTGGAAGCAGCACTGCCTTACTGGGTCCCTCTGTCCCTGAGACCCCGAAAGCAG CACCCCTGCTGGATGCATGCTGCTGGCACAACTGCTGGCGGATCTGCGGTGATGAGTGCCTGTTGTCCAAGTTCCAGCAGCTCCAGGCCCCCTACCAGGACCAGCTACCGGCTCCTGCAGCGCGTCTGCTGCCCCTCGGCCTCCTGA
- the C16orf95 gene encoding uncharacterized protein C16orf95 isoform 3 (isoform 3 is encoded by transcript variant 3), whose protein sequence is MRPLEQPQALLPGGRARGASGSAGWHSHPARRMAGKNSTFQTYKKEVCLPRHSMHPGPWAICCECQTRFGGRLPVSRVEAALPYWVPLSLRPRKQHPCWMHAAGTTAGGSAVMSACCPSSSSSRPPTRTSYRLLQRVCCPSAS, encoded by the exons ATGAGGCCACTGGAGCAGCCTCAGGCGCTGCTGCCGGGGGGCCGGGCGCGGGGTGCGTCGGGCTCTGCAGGTTGGCACTCACACCCAGCGCGCAGGATGGCAGGCAA GAATAGCACATTTCAAACCTACAAGAAAGAAGTGTGCCTCCCCCGTCATTCG ATGCACCCTGGCCCCTGGGCCATCTGCTGTGAATGCCAGACCAGATTCGGGGGCCGCCTGCCTGTGTCCAGGGTGGAAGCAGCACTGCCTTACTGGGTCCCTCTGTCCCTGAGACCCCGAAAGCAG CACCCCTGCTGGATGCATGCTGCTGGCACAACTGCTGGCGGATCTGCGGTGATGAGTGCCTGTTGTCCAAGTTCCAGCAGCTCCAGGCCCCCTACCAGGACCAGCTACCGGCTCCTGCAGCGCGTCTGCTGCCCCTCGGCCTCCTGA